In a single window of the Niabella ginsenosidivorans genome:
- a CDS encoding glycoside hydrolase family 38 N-terminal domain-containing protein yields the protein MVVYSNSKFPSFKKHQKGHLLSLVVLIAVFCFKCITVSATAAHPVLLAYKVEPFYKYRSDGKPGRVVTLTLKQTRFKGMDTVTIVCNSITETTVFKGTDSLGRLSLLLPAGVGVDRAAKASIAVRSGGIKLSADIRVPAARHWTVFIYPHAHVDIGYTGLQEDVEKIHLRNIDVGIDLAKKTSNYPAGARFIWNTEATWVVKAYLSKATAAQKQAFFEAVKKGWVQIDAGHSNMNTTTCSDEELMRFFKNSNDIEKQTQVPITSMVQMDVPGAAWGLVPAAVQNGVTGFISFPNNYDLRKIWEHKPFYWKGPDGKSKLLFLQAYPYGIGYTIKGNKYGLAILQTYADRYDRVSTPRPMEHFVDAFLFRETARLEQERSPYDYFVMTWSMADNCVIDADLPEAVKQWNETYAYPRLVIAGAREILAAYEKKYGKIIPEYSGDFTEFWTNGLGSDAAHVGMGRHAKENLVQAGTLAALMETVPEVKKADSAWENILLSAEHTWGYQHPGAPLAKVIEKRKASFFSDAEAQSVALLHAFDDPSVTYGSFSVVNTLSWDREGFVTLEKEKSSMGDKVIEVATGKEVPSQRLSTGALLFRSGRIPALASKLYRVVRGASSAQSHLRGTPSTLSNEWIKVKIDTATGNIISVIDRESGYDYVSPAVGLNSYHYLPGVYNGNDSVGRPVSSGAAVLSIKENGPLMVSVLVQSQAPGTHGLTREISLYAGQPFLQIKNTFDKTGTREKEGIHFGFAFHLPGSVSHVDAPWSVIVPEQNQLKGANRNWMTFQRWVDIADDNRGVTWTAIESPLIEWGELSGTILDGARQFSRWKKKLTPSQTLYSWPLNNHWDTNFPLEQSGKMQQQYALLFHREYRSVTAFRFGTEQHRPLLAIPAKENLADSSFVRISNPQVALSLLEKTTDKEGWLMRLRSFSSGTEKAQLIWPNGRPKTIYLCNAEGKMMQTAGPFLTFLPFGIQTLWISSEKQSNKLSDKQQTPDRGEKKK from the coding sequence TTGGTTGTTTATAGCAATAGCAAGTTTCCTTCCTTTAAAAAACATCAGAAAGGGCATCTTCTTTCTCTGGTAGTGCTTATAGCGGTGTTTTGTTTTAAATGCATCACTGTATCGGCAACTGCTGCTCATCCGGTGTTGCTTGCATACAAAGTGGAGCCGTTTTATAAATACCGGAGTGACGGAAAGCCGGGCCGTGTTGTGACCCTTACCCTGAAACAAACCCGGTTTAAAGGGATGGACACTGTTACAATTGTATGCAACTCCATAACAGAAACCACGGTTTTTAAGGGAACAGATTCCCTGGGCAGGCTATCGCTGTTGCTTCCGGCCGGTGTTGGGGTTGATAGAGCAGCAAAGGCTTCCATTGCTGTGCGGTCGGGTGGCATAAAGCTTTCGGCTGATATCCGGGTTCCTGCAGCGCGCCACTGGACCGTTTTCATTTATCCGCATGCACATGTAGACATTGGATACACCGGTTTACAGGAGGACGTAGAAAAAATTCATCTCCGCAATATTGATGTAGGAATAGATCTGGCGAAAAAAACGAGCAACTATCCTGCAGGGGCACGGTTTATATGGAATACCGAGGCAACCTGGGTTGTAAAAGCCTACCTGTCCAAAGCTACTGCGGCGCAGAAGCAGGCTTTTTTTGAAGCCGTAAAAAAAGGATGGGTGCAAATAGATGCAGGTCATTCCAATATGAACACCACAACCTGTTCAGATGAAGAACTGATGCGCTTCTTTAAGAACAGCAATGATATCGAAAAACAAACACAGGTGCCCATCACTTCCATGGTGCAGATGGATGTGCCGGGCGCTGCCTGGGGGCTGGTACCCGCGGCTGTGCAGAATGGGGTTACCGGATTCATTTCCTTTCCCAATAATTATGATCTCCGGAAAATATGGGAGCATAAGCCTTTTTACTGGAAGGGGCCGGACGGCAAAAGCAAGCTCCTTTTTTTACAGGCCTATCCTTATGGGATCGGTTATACCATAAAAGGAAATAAATATGGCCTGGCTATACTGCAAACCTATGCTGACCGGTATGACAGGGTAAGCACTCCCCGTCCGATGGAACATTTTGTAGATGCATTTCTCTTCAGGGAAACGGCCCGGCTTGAACAGGAACGATCGCCTTATGATTATTTTGTAATGACCTGGTCCATGGCCGATAATTGTGTGATTGATGCGGATCTTCCTGAAGCAGTAAAGCAATGGAACGAAACTTATGCCTATCCCAGGCTGGTGATTGCCGGCGCCCGGGAGATCCTGGCAGCGTATGAAAAAAAATACGGGAAGATCATTCCGGAGTACAGCGGCGATTTTACCGAGTTCTGGACAAACGGGCTGGGATCAGATGCCGCACATGTAGGCATGGGGCGTCATGCCAAAGAAAACCTGGTGCAGGCCGGAACACTGGCAGCACTAATGGAAACAGTTCCTGAGGTCAAAAAAGCAGATAGCGCCTGGGAAAATATTTTGCTGAGCGCAGAACATACCTGGGGATATCAGCATCCCGGCGCGCCCCTGGCAAAAGTGATCGAAAAAAGAAAAGCATCGTTCTTTTCAGATGCGGAGGCACAAAGTGTTGCGCTGCTGCACGCCTTTGATGATCCGTCCGTTACATACGGATCGTTCTCTGTGGTGAATACGCTGTCCTGGGATCGTGAAGGATTCGTGACCCTTGAAAAAGAAAAAAGCAGCATGGGCGATAAAGTGATTGAGGTAGCTACGGGAAAAGAAGTTCCATCACAACGGTTGTCAACCGGCGCACTGCTGTTCCGGTCGGGCCGCATCCCGGCACTTGCTTCAAAATTGTACCGCGTTGTACGCGGGGCTTCTTCCGCGCAATCGCATCTCAGGGGTACACCTTCAACACTCAGTAATGAATGGATAAAAGTGAAGATTGATACGGCTACCGGCAATATTATCAGCGTCATCGACCGGGAGAGCGGATATGATTATGTTTCACCGGCAGTTGGCTTAAACAGTTATCATTATTTGCCAGGTGTGTACAACGGCAATGACAGCGTTGGCCGGCCTGTATCTTCTGGCGCTGCTGTTTTGAGCATTAAAGAAAACGGACCATTGATGGTTTCTGTTCTGGTGCAATCCCAAGCGCCGGGAACACACGGACTTACCAGGGAAATAAGCCTGTATGCAGGACAGCCATTTCTGCAGATAAAGAATACCTTTGATAAGACAGGAACCAGGGAAAAGGAAGGAATCCATTTTGGGTTTGCTTTTCATCTGCCGGGAAGTGTGTCGCACGTAGATGCGCCCTGGAGTGTCATAGTCCCGGAGCAAAACCAGCTGAAAGGCGCCAACCGGAACTGGATGACCTTCCAGCGCTGGGTAGATATTGCTGATGATAACAGAGGCGTTACATGGACTGCTATTGAATCGCCGCTGATTGAGTGGGGAGAGCTCAGCGGAACGATTCTTGACGGTGCCCGTCAGTTTTCCCGGTGGAAGAAAAAACTGACGCCTTCCCAAACGCTCTACTCCTGGCCATTGAACAATCACTGGGATACGAATTTTCCGCTGGAGCAGAGCGGTAAGATGCAGCAACAATATGCATTGCTTTTTCACAGGGAGTACCGGTCGGTTACAGCGTTCCGTTTTGGTACAGAACAGCATCGCCCCCTGCTGGCCATTCCTGCAAAAGAAAACCTGGCCGACAGTTCATTTGTCCGCATCAGTAATCCGCAAGTGGCCCTGTCGCTTCTCGAAAAAACAACGGATAAGGAGGGCTGGCTCATGCGTTTGCGCTCATTTTCTTCCGGCACGGAAAAAGCGCAGCTGATATGGCCCAATGGGCGGCCAAAGACAATATACCTTTGCAATGCAGAAGGAAAAATGATGCAAACTGCCGGGCCCTTCCTGACCTTCCTGCCGTTTGGAATACAGACGTTATGGATCAGTTCAGAAAAACAAAGCAATAAGTTGTCAGATAAGCAGCAAACACCGGACCGCGGGGAAAAGAAAAAATGA
- a CDS encoding DUF3823 domain-containing protein, producing MKNSIQLIAIGLTLLFASSACNKIDNYDGPTETLQGQIMDAGTGQGLQSEVSGDNGAGTRIKLLEISWSDNPTPLYLATKQDGTYINTKVFAATYHILAEGAFVPLDLAGNDQTKTVDVKGGATTVDFMVDPFLRVEWVGEPVLNPDGTVSVKVRVTRGTHNPDFQQHIINLALFLCPYEYVGNNNYDSRYSTIISYSGDAGNAIVGQTLTLTSTGKLPQKDWYLRVGSRIAYGTNRYNYSTIKMVAVQ from the coding sequence ATGAAAAATTCAATACAACTTATAGCAATAGGGCTCACTTTACTGTTCGCAAGCAGCGCATGCAACAAGATAGACAATTATGACGGCCCTACAGAAACGTTACAGGGACAGATAATGGATGCCGGGACGGGACAGGGATTGCAAAGTGAGGTGTCTGGCGATAACGGAGCAGGCACCCGCATAAAGCTGCTGGAAATAAGCTGGAGCGACAATCCGACGCCCCTGTATCTTGCCACAAAACAGGATGGCACCTACATAAATACAAAAGTGTTTGCTGCAACATATCACATACTGGCGGAAGGCGCTTTTGTGCCGCTGGATCTGGCAGGAAATGATCAGACTAAAACGGTGGATGTAAAAGGAGGAGCTACTACCGTTGATTTTATGGTTGACCCTTTTTTGCGGGTCGAGTGGGTGGGGGAACCGGTGCTGAACCCGGATGGAACAGTCAGTGTAAAGGTGCGGGTTACCAGGGGAACCCATAATCCGGATTTTCAGCAGCATATTATCAATCTGGCCTTATTTTTATGCCCTTACGAATATGTAGGAAATAATAATTATGACAGCCGGTACTCTACGATTATTTCCTACAGCGGAGATGCCGGAAATGCAATTGTGGGGCAAACGCTCACGTTAACCTCCACTGGTAAATTGCCGCAAAAAGACTGGTATTTGCGCGTTGGGTCCAGGATCGCCTATGGAACCAACAGGTATAATTATTCTACAATTAAAATGGTTGCTGTTCAATAA